In Castanea sativa cultivar Marrone di Chiusa Pesio chromosome 6, ASM4071231v1, a single window of DNA contains:
- the LOC142638504 gene encoding uncharacterized protein LOC142638504 codes for MAQKTCSSSSSSSPSSSNQTWIYDVFVSFRGEDTRYKFTDHLFAALDRRGIHSFDDNRKLERGKDIWTELEKAIQKSRIAVIVFSENYADSEWCLRELAKIMECKQNLQQIVLPVFYEVCPSHIKSQKGSLEKAFVSHEGCFEVDEVKRWRDALTEAASLSGWDSKNDENRFESKFIGKIIDDISGKLNELAHLTVAPYQVGIGSRMQELKKLLSKHSNDVCMVGIWGIGGIGKTTIAKAIYNQLRIKFEASCFLENVGEIAKKSRGIIDLQEQILSSVHGNGNIKVEGAAKGTTIIKNRAWCIRALLVLDDVDHWDQLDQLAIRRSYFQPGSIIIITTRDNSIFKLDEINEIYMPLALNYHESIELLSLHAFGKKEPEENYVELSKEVIYYARGLPLTLKVLGSFLSNMSTTEWKGTLERLRQIPNEEIQKKIMVCVQSLSDTQKELFLDIACFFVGIEKNYLFKILQGDQDSNLILESDLGVLVSRCLVIDCSNQLTMHDIIRDMGREVVRNESPKFPGERSRLWSPKDVLDVLQSHEGTRSVEGIMLNLLNTQNLTVESRAFVNMNRLRVLQLNYAQLQGNFQCLSKRLRYLEWYGFPQESIPPELNMENLVAIYMPYSRLIELWRGTKILRKLKFLDFSHSSNLRKTPDFSEIINLEVLVLNNCNSLVKVHKSVICLDKLVTFDLTYCKNLELPQEIDEFMKRVNDRETRLEPKSPSIRRQAFHIFPKKLQDYIFCFRGKPRHSESAAAHHPSQPQPPRKEKATLVLTTSTFKSELEGLALQKLDMRVVGHFKILEMLNFISTLHFPKRNLELFSRFTNLAVEDLINCERLGMQPKKIQLGASLRISSSILTMSVASIARFHLSVVIDFIDGLKLESSSCKTLLIKQLSKGLEAIYEKFATLLKWIDVNYSELLKKSPTKLFEELIATISISCFLSRGEIPEWFDNISTGSILSFVVLPTPLKQEIQGWLLCVVFATQFHDIHGFDIICKFKNNTKGIEWQYEKRNCRVNPSQENMWLHSVPLHGIVCMLEAGDVVEYSIQVRGSFQLKKFGVKLIYWNDTEYFRSNCKEHPSLQNSLKLGLANEVFRHTTRIDALFVREKDRDFSSLAPKIDPSRLQVAFNFLNQLTILDLRLCRRFQSLDELPTGLQAMDASNTTPLVWIFTGLNWELSKQLQCSGCSKVLKKNRTSNLENKLLNELIATDSFSVFRPGGEFPDWFDALVVSKGSILSFVVPSLMKQEIWGWFLCAVFASSFHDIKGFTVSYKFKNRTKGIEWQCQQKNSHIIPCQEHMWLQPVSLHHMPHLLEAGDEVEYSICISGGFQVKKFGVNLIFENDKKDCHSYFEAMVENASLPYNDC; via the exons ATGGCGCAAAAAAcctgttcttcttcttcttcttcatccccATCCTCATCCAACCAAACATGGATTTATGATGTCTTTGTTAGTTTCCGTGGCGAAGATACCCGCTACAAGTTTACCGATCACCTCTTTGCTGCGTTGGACCGGAGAGGGATTCACAGCTTTGACGATAACAGAAAGCTTGAGAGAGGGAAAGATATCTGGACCGAGCTTGAGAAGGCAATTCAGAAGTCCAGGATTGCCGTTATAGTGTTCTCAGAAAACTACGCTGATTCGGAATGGTGTCTCAGAGAGCTGGCGAAGATAATGGAATGCAAACAAAACTTGCAACAAATTGTGCTGCCCGTTTTCTACGAGGTTTGTCCTTCCCACATTAAAAGTCAAAAGGGGAGTTTGGAAAAAGCGTTTGTCAGTCATGAGGGGTGTTTTGAGGTAGACGAGGTGAAGAGGTGGAGAGATGCTTTGACTGAGGCTGCAAGCTTGTCCGGGTGGGACtcgaaaaatgatgaaaatcg TTTTGAGTCAAAGTTTATAGGAAAAATTATTGATGACATTTCTGGCAAACTAAATGAGCTGGCACACCTTACTGTTGCACCCTACCAAGTTGGCATTGGGTCTCGAATGCAGGAACTCAAAAAGCTATTAAGCAAACATTCCAATGATGTTTGTATGGTTGGGATTTGGGGGATTGGCGGCATTGGTAAAACAACAATTGCCAAAGCTATCTATAACCAACTACGAATAAAGTTCGAAGCAAGTTGCTTTCTTGAAAATGTAGGAGAAATTGCTAAGAAATCACGAGGTATAATTGATTTACAGGAACAGATTCTCTCCAGCGTTCATGGAAATGGCAATATAAAAGTAGAAGGTGCTGCCAAAGGAACAacgataataaaaaatagagcaTGGTGTATAAGGGCTCTTCTTGTTCTAGATGACGTGGATCACTGGGACCAATTAGATCAACTGGCAATTAGGCGTAGTTATTTTCAACCAGGAAGTATAATTATCATTACAACAAGAGATAATTCTATTTTCAAATTGGATGAGATTAATGAGATATATATGCCGCTAGCTTTGAATTATCATGAGTCTATTGAGCTTTTGAGTCTGCATGCATTTGGAAAAAAGGAGCCTGAGGAAAATTATGTAGAGTTATCAAAGGAAGTAATATATTATGCTAGAGGGCTTCCACTGACACTCAAAGTTTTAGGTTCTTTTCTGTCCAATATGAGCACAACTGAATGGAAAGGTACATTGGAAAGATTAAGACAAATCCCTaatgaagaaattcaaaagaagaTTATGGTGTGTGTTCAGTCACTAAGTGACACACAGAAAGAGTTGTTTCTagatattgcatgtttttttgttggaatagaaaaaaattatttattcaaaataCTCCAAGGGGACCAAGACTCAAATTTAATCCTTGAAAGCGATCTGGGAGTTTTGGTTAGTCGATGCCTTGTTATTGATTGCTCCAACCAGTTGACAATGCATGATATCATCAGAGACATGGGTAGAGAAGTTGTCCGCAATGAATCCCCCAAATTTCCTGGAGAACGTAGCCGACTATGGTCTCCAAAGGATGTCCTTGATGTACTACAATCTCACGAG GGAACAAGATCTGTTGAAGGCATTATGCTAAATTTGCTCAATACCCAAAATTTAACGGTGGAATCCAGAGCATTTGTGAATATGAATCGGCTAAGAGTGCTTCAACTAAATTATGCACAACTTCAGGGAAACTTTCAATGTCTTTCCAAGAGGCTAAGATATCTAGAATGGTATGGGTTCCCTCAGGAATCCATACCACCAGAATTAAACATGGAAAACCTTGTTGCTATTTACATGCCCTATAGTAGATTGATAGAACTTTGGAGAGGAACCAAG ATTCTAAGAAAGTTGAAGTTTCTTGATTTTAGTCATTCCTCTAACCTAAGGAAAACACCAGATTTCTCGGAGATCATCAATCTGGAGGTGTTGGTTCTTAATAATTGCAATAGTTTGGTCAAGGTTCACAAGTCTGTTATATGTCTCGACAAACTAGTTACTTTCGATCTTACTTACTGTAAGAACCTTGAGCTTCCCCAAGAGATTGACGAGTTCATGAAACGTGTAAACGACAGGGAAACAAGACTTGAACCCAAATCGCCATCAATAAGAAGGCAAGCATTTCACATTTTCCCAAAGAAG TTGCAGGATTACATCTTTTGTTTTCGGGGGAAGCCAAGGCACTCCGAGAGTGCAGCAGCTCATCATCCTTCTCAGCCACAACCACCTCGGAAGGAGAAAGCTACTCTTGTTCTGACTACTTCTACCTTCAAAAGTGAACTAGAGGGTTTGGCTCTCCAGAAactggatatgagagtagtcggACATTTCAAG ATTCTGGAAATGTTGAATTTTATCAGCACTTTGCATTTTCCAAAGAGAAACCTTGAACTTTTCTCAAGATTCACCAATCTTGCGGTGGAGGATCTCATAAACTGTGAAAGACTTGGGATGCAACcgaaaaaaattcaattgggAGCATCGCTCCGAATATCTTCAAGCATTCTAACAATGTCAGTAGCAAGCATCGCTCGATTTCATTTATCAGTTGTAATCGATTTCATTGATGGACTCAAGCTTGAATCTAGCTCATGCAAAACACTACTAATAAAGCAGCTTTCAAAAGGTTTAGAAGCGATCTATGAAAAATTTGCCACGCTCTTGAAATGGATAGATGTAAATTACTCTGAACTATTAAAGAAGAGTCCTACAAAGCTTTTCGAg GAATTGATTGCAACCATCAGTATTAGTTGCTTCCTATCTCGGGGTGAGATTCCAGAGTGGTTTGACAACATTAGTACGGGAtcaattttatcttttgttgtTTTACCCACACCACTGAAGCAAGAGATCCAAGGTTGGCTTTTATGTGTTGTATTTGCAACCCAATTTCATGATATTCATGGATTTGATATTATAtgtaaattcaaaaataatacCAAGGGCATCGAGTGGCAGTATGAAAAAAGGAATTGTCGTGTAAACCCAAGTCAGGAAAATATGTGGTTGCACTCTGTACCACTACATGGCATTGTATGCATGTTGGAAGCTGGGGATGTAGTGGAGTATTCAATACAAGTTAGAGGGAGTTTCCAACTGAAGAAGTTTGGGGTCAAACTGATTTATTGGAATGATACGGAGTATTTCCGATCCAATTGTAAA GAGCATCCATCCTTGCAAAACTCGTTAAAATTGGGTttggcaaatgaagtttttcgTCATACCACACGAATAGATGCTCTCTTTGTCAGAGAAAAAGATAGAGATTTTAGTTCGCTTGCTCCTAAAATCGATCCAAGTCGTTTGCAAGTTGCATTCAATTTCCTTAATCAACTCACGATTCTTGATTTAAGGCTATGCAGAAGATTTCAATCACTTGATGAGCTTCCAACAGGTTTACAAGCGATGGATGCAAGCAACACCACGCCCCTTGTATGGATTTTTACTGGACTAAATTGGGAACTATCAAAACAACTGCAATGTTCTGGCTGCTCCAAAGTGCTCAAGAAGAATCGTACTAGTaacctagaaaacaagcttctCAAT GAATTGATTGCAACCGACAGTTTTAGTGTTTTCCGCCCTGGGGGTGAGTTTCCAGACTGGTTTGATGCCCTGGTGGTGAGTAAGGGAtcaattttatcttttgttgtGCCTTCATTAATGAAGCAAGAGATTTGGGGGTGGTTTCTATGTGCTGTATTTGCAAGCAGCTTTCATGATATTAAGGGATTCACTGTTTCCTATAAATTCAAAAATAGAACCAAGGGCATTGAGTGGCAGtgtcaacaaaaaaatagtCACATAATACCATGTCAAGAACATATGTGGTTGCAACCTGTATCGCTACATCATATGCCACATCTGTTGGAAGCCGGAGATGAAGTGGAGTATTCAATATGCATAAGCGGTGGTTTCCAAGTGAAGAAGTTTGGGGTCAACTTGATTTTTGAGAATGATAAGAAAGATTGCCACTCCTATTTTGAAGCAATGGTCGAGAATGCATCACTTCCTTATAATGATTGTTAA
- the LOC142638497 gene encoding uncharacterized protein LOC142638497 has product MRKLDYTGRVAKWGTKLGAYDVKYMHRTAIKGQVLADFVAEFTEGGIRQEDVMLAMMSIGPGSDLLWEVYMNGVSNRKGAGIGIVLITPEKLVVEKSLRLGFVATDNKAEYEALLAGAQMVRHLGGEIVELYCDSRLVVEQVNKKFEARDERMKKYLDRVKRVLGTFKSFKVRQIPRGQNAHANSLAMLATSLGSKLLRTVMVEDFMTSSVTGIPTVGVHSIHVGPSWMDPIVTFLKHGMLPEDKVEVEKVRKSAPHYWLSKEHKLYKRSYSRPYLLCVHPKAVEPLLEELHERICGSHTGGRSLAHRAMTQGYW; this is encoded by the coding sequence ATGAGGAAGTTAGATTACACTGGTCGcgtggctaaatggggaaccaAGCTGGGAGCTTATGATGTTAAGTATATGCACCGGACAGCTATTAAAGGACAGGTTCTTGCCGATTTCGTAGCTGAATTTACGGAGGGTGGCATCAGGCAGGAAGATGTTATGCTAGCCATGATGTCTATTGGGCCTGGGAGTGACCTTCTTTGGGAAGTTTATATGAATGGGGTATCTAACCGAAAAGGAGCAGGGATTGGAATTGTGTTGATCACCCCTGAGAAATTAGTCGTGGAAAAGTCATTACGGCTAGGGTTTGTAGCCACTGATAAtaaggccgagtatgaagctctcTTAGCAGGCGCTCAAATGGTTAGGCATCTGGGAGGAGAAATAGTTGAACTCTATTGTGATTCCAGATTAGTTGTCGAACAAGTTAACAAGAAATTTGAGGCAAGagatgaaagaatgaaaaaatatctCGACCGAGTCAAAAGGGTGTTAGGCACGTTTAAAAGTTTTAAAGTAAGACAAATTCCAAGAGGGCAGAATGCTCATGCCAATTCGTTGGCCATGTTAGCCACATCCTTGGGCTCGAAGTTACTACGGACGGTGATGGTAGAGGATTTTATGACTTCTAGTGTTACTGGCATCCCGACAGTTGGGGTTCACAGCATTCACGTTGGTCCGAGCTGGATGGATCCGATTGTGACCTTCTTAAAACATGGTATGTTACCCGAGGACAAAGTGGAAGTAGAGAAGGTACGGAAAAGTGCCCCCCATTACTGGCTTTCTAAAGAGCATAAGTTGTATAAACGTTCCTACTCGAGGCCATATCTGCTCTGCGTGCATCCTAAAGCTGTTGAGCCTTTattggaagagttgcatgaaaGAATATGTGGAAGTCATACTGGGGGAAGATCATTAGCCCACAGGGCCATGACTCAAGGGTATTGGTAG